A genomic segment from Branchiostoma floridae strain S238N-H82 chromosome 7, Bfl_VNyyK, whole genome shotgun sequence encodes:
- the LOC118420370 gene encoding probable N-acetyltransferase 16 isoform X1 — MAEQSTNLSYRLASHDDYDAVIRMSKEIYGDTDYLPEFFHSFLDNPDTTIFLAVAGTQVVGLLMATITEEGRAFISTSGRVASAWRNKGVIWKLEEHQDTWIRQNRPTARYKRGTASTVNDFTKKLRKYKSELFRMPFIEYKGGPDLWWRQDPAQLAQLDTTGLPDVVPLQTADDDFCTAVQKWLPAGAFGGYDGKPIILVDWDPLTLRPANLKLLQAHNFKIYMLHYKGEASLSLANTYPTAAARMMSVTIYAMNDLTVRRHLLKHLEDVSRNNKNEAIQLSVFVGLAELEDPIHQFCRDALQMENLLDRKSEVIMIEIDILSSHL; from the exons ATGGCAGAGCAGAGTACGAATCTGTCCTATCGTCTGGCGTCGCACGATGATTATGACGCGGTGATACGCATGTCTAAGGAGATCTATGGCGACACCGACTACCTGCCGGAGTTCTTTCACTCCTTCTTGGATAATCCAGACACCACGATTTTCCTGGCGGTGGCGGGAACACAAGTG GTAGGCCTACTAATGGCAACCATCACAGAGGAAGGAAGGGCCTTCATCAGTACGTCAGGAAGAGTCGCTTCAGCGTGGAGAAACAAAGGAGTCATCTGGAAGTTGGAGGAGCATCAAGACACCTGGATCCGACAGAACCGCCCGACAGCAAGGTATAAACGAGGCACGGCATCCACTGTCAACGACTTCACGAAGAAACTACGGAAGTACAAGTCCGAACTTTTCAGGATG ccCTTCATAGAGTACAAGGGTGGACCCGACCTCTGGTGGCGACAGGACCCTGCTCAGCTGGCTCAACTGGACACGACCGGCTTACCGGACGTCGTGCCTCTACAGACCGCAGACGACGACTTCTGTACGGCTGTACAGAAATGGCTTCCCGCGGGAGCGTTCGGTGGCTACGACGGCAAACCCATCATACTTGTAGACTGGGACCCTTTAACCCTACGCCCCGCCAATTTAAAGCTTCTACAAGCACacaattttaagatttacatgTTACACTACAAGGGAGAAGCTAGCCTTAGTCTTGCCAACACGTATCCAACAGCTGCAGCGAGGATGATGTCCGTTACTATCTACGCTATGAACGACTTAACCGTCCGAAGACATCTACTGAAACACCTAGAGGACGTAAGCCGGAACAACAAAAACGAAGCCATACAACTGAGTGTGTTTGTCGGTCTTGCTGAGCTGGAGGATCCAATCCACCAGTTTTGCAGGGATGCTTTGCAGATGGAAAATCTGCTGGATAGGAAGAGTGAAGTTATCATGATTGAAATTGACATATTATCCAGCCACTTGTGA
- the LOC118420370 gene encoding uncharacterized protein LOC118420370 isoform X2, with amino-acid sequence MATITEEGRAFISTSGRVASAWRNKGVIWKLEEHQDTWIRQNRPTARYKRGTASTVNDFTKKLRKYKSELFRMPFIEYKGGPDLWWRQDPAQLAQLDTTGLPDVVPLQTADDDFCTAVQKWLPAGAFGGYDGKPIILVDWDPLTLRPANLKLLQAHNFKIYMLHYKGEASLSLANTYPTAAARMMSVTIYAMNDLTVRRHLLKHLEDVSRNNKNEAIQLSVFVGLAELEDPIHQFCRDALQMENLLDRKSEVIMIEIDILSSHL; translated from the exons ATGGCAACCATCACAGAGGAAGGAAGGGCCTTCATCAGTACGTCAGGAAGAGTCGCTTCAGCGTGGAGAAACAAAGGAGTCATCTGGAAGTTGGAGGAGCATCAAGACACCTGGATCCGACAGAACCGCCCGACAGCAAGGTATAAACGAGGCACGGCATCCACTGTCAACGACTTCACGAAGAAACTACGGAAGTACAAGTCCGAACTTTTCAGGATG ccCTTCATAGAGTACAAGGGTGGACCCGACCTCTGGTGGCGACAGGACCCTGCTCAGCTGGCTCAACTGGACACGACCGGCTTACCGGACGTCGTGCCTCTACAGACCGCAGACGACGACTTCTGTACGGCTGTACAGAAATGGCTTCCCGCGGGAGCGTTCGGTGGCTACGACGGCAAACCCATCATACTTGTAGACTGGGACCCTTTAACCCTACGCCCCGCCAATTTAAAGCTTCTACAAGCACacaattttaagatttacatgTTACACTACAAGGGAGAAGCTAGCCTTAGTCTTGCCAACACGTATCCAACAGCTGCAGCGAGGATGATGTCCGTTACTATCTACGCTATGAACGACTTAACCGTCCGAAGACATCTACTGAAACACCTAGAGGACGTAAGCCGGAACAACAAAAACGAAGCCATACAACTGAGTGTGTTTGTCGGTCTTGCTGAGCTGGAGGATCCAATCCACCAGTTTTGCAGGGATGCTTTGCAGATGGAAAATCTGCTGGATAGGAAGAGTGAAGTTATCATGATTGAAATTGACATATTATCCAGCCACTTGTGA